TATCCCATGATAGCAAAGATCCTAAACGACCGGATGGAAAAGGCAGGACTACCACCAGACAGAGCCACCGAGCGGGCCGGGCAGTTGTGTTACCTGCCCAACCTGGGCGAGTTTTACCAGTACCATATAATAGAAGGTGAGATTTTTAACCCTGCTGTCCACTTCGCTGATCAGATCCAGGCGGAACAGGCCCGGTTAAAAAGAGAAGCCGAGGAACGGGAGCGGCGGCACCTGGAAGCACTGCGAAAAACCCAGGCCCGGATTGACAGCGGGCAGGCAGACCCGATAGCGGCATTTCGAGAGGCATACCCTGTTGAACTGGCCCTGGAGCGTTATGGCTACACCAGGCGCGGTAACAAATGGTTGTCACCCCGGAGTGAGAGCGGGAACCCCGGTGTTTCTATCTTTGAAGGGGGTGGGATATGAAAAAGTTTATTTCACGCCATGAAAGTGATGCTGGCATAGGTCAACCGGCCAAAAATGGCGGAACCTGGGGCGATGCGTTTGATTTGTTCGTCCATTATGAACACGGCGGGGATTTTGACGCAGCTGTCAGGGCTGCGGGTGATATGTTCACCACAACCGACCCCGTGACCGGGGAGCCTGTCACCATAACCAAGTTGAACCAGCGGCAGCACATGCGGGGGCAGGATGCCGGCGCGGACCCTGGGGCAGACTTCGGGGGCACCGGCATCGGGAACCAGAATGGGCCTGACCCCTGGGAACCCATCATTCCATTGGATGCGATGGAAGTTGACCGGATCGACCCGGACACCCTGCCCGGTATCATCGGAGAATATGCGGGGGCCGTGGCGCGTGAGACGGAAACACCCCTGGAGCTGGCAGCGGGTATGCTGTTTGTCGTCATTGCGGCATGTGTCCAGGGCTTTATCAAGATCATGGTCAAGATGGGATATTCCGAACCCCTGGCATATTGGAATTGGGCACTGATGCCACCAGCCACCAGAAAAAGCCAAATTGTGAAACGGAGTACCGCACCCCTGACCGAGTGGGAGCGGCGGCAGCGGGCAGAGATGGAGCCCTTTATTCAGACCCGACGGATTGACCGGGAGAACATCCAAGCCCGGATAAAAGCCCTGCGGACAAAATACGGGAAAGCCAAGCCCGATGAACTGGAAGCCATAGGGGATGAAATCAAGGATCTTGAAAACAACCTGGAACCGGAGCTGGTAGCACCCCAAATATGGGCACAGGACTGCACCCCAGAAAATGCCGGGCAGATCATGGCGCGAAATGATGAGCGGTTAGCCTTCCTGGGGGCAGAAGGGGGCATTGTGGAAAACCTGGGGGGCAGGTATAGCAACGGCACGGCGAACCTTGATCTTTTCTTACAGGGCTATTCCTGCGAGCCCGTGAAAGTGAACCGGACCACCAGAGACGATATACACATGAACACCCCGACCCTGAGTATGGGATTAATGCCACAACCGGACGTAATGCGGGGCATGGCGGCTAAACCGGAATTTAAGGGCCGGGGCTTCATTGGCAGGCCGATGTATTGGCTACCAGAATCAAACTTAGGGAGTCGGACCCTTGACAGCGAACCGATACCGGAACGGGTGAAAATATCCTACTACCAGACCATTGAAAAGCTGCTGGAGATCCAACCGATAGAACACCCGGACGGCACCACCGAACCGCACACCCTGAGCCTATCCCATGAAGCATTCCAGGAATGGAAAGACTTTTACATGACCATTGAACACGACCTGGCGGACGGCGGACGGTTTGAGCATTGCCGGGATTGGGCCGGGAAAACATCCGGACGGGCAGCACGGTTAGCGGGGCTGCTGCATTGTGCCATGAACCCCGTGGAGCCCTGGCGTTATCCTGTGAGCCGGGAGACGATGGAGCAGGCCCTTGATATAACGGTTGTGTCTATCAGCCATGCCCTGGCGGTTTTCAATCTGATGGGGGCGGACCCGGCCATTGAGAGCGCGGGCCGGGTATTGAAATGGATCAAACGGCACCGGCACCAGACTTTCACGAAAAAACAGGCGTTTGATGCCTTGCGCGGGACATTTACCAGGGCGGCCATGCTGGATGAGCCTTTTAAGGTATTGGCGGAGCGGAATTATATCCGGGCCATTGAACCAGAGAAAGGGCCGGGGCGACCACCGGAACCGTTTGAAGTTAACCCTTCTGTGTATGGGGGTGAATAATGGGCTGGCGGGATCGAGTGAAAAAGAGTTTTGCGTATTCTGCGGATATTGCGGAAGGTACTCAGAATTTAAAAAATCCAGAAAAAAAAGAAAAAGAAGGTTTAAAAACGACCTTTAGACATATTACGCAAAATACGCAATATCCGCAAAACCCCAAAAATGGACCTGATGAGGGTGGAAAGTCTAAAGATCCAAAACCGGACCAGGGGAACACATACAGCACGGTTAAAATCGGAAAATCCGAAAATAACCGGACCCCTGCGCAAAATATCCCGGCACCGTCACCGCCGGGCATGGGACCGGAATATAAAAGAATCTGGAATCAGGCATGGACCTTGGCGGAGTGGATTGACAATCCGGCAGCGGCACCAATAGAGGTGCGGCGGGCCAGGTTGCCCGAGCTGGACGACCTGAGGGAGCGTATGGCGGCTATCTGTGCGAGCCGCACAAATAAACCAGTACCACCGGCAGGGCCGGAGCCTGAACCGTCACCACCGGGCACATGGCACACCTGGGAGTCAACCGACACCACCACCGCCATGGCACCGACCCCGAAAAACTGCCCGGCAAAGTGCAAGAGATCCGGGAAGTGTTACGCGGGGGCATATTTCAAAGGCAAAACAGGCCGGGTCAAAGACTGCGAGCCGGAAACCTGCATTCACATATCAAATGAAAGGGGAAGCCATGACAGCTAAACAGCTGAACCTTTTTGAACACCTTGAAACCGATACCATGGCCAAAGACCCGGAACACATGCTGGCACTGCTGGGAGCCGTGGACGGGATCAAAAACACCCGGTTTAAAGTATCCCATGCTCTGGATGGTTGCGCGGATCTGCTGGCGGGGGAACCAGAGCGCAAGGACAAACGGTTTAATCAGTTTGTTCACAAAGTGGGGCGGGCGATCAAGCCGGAGCTTCTGAGAATCGACCGGGCGCAATGGGTGGAAGTCGTGAGGGATGCGGCGGCGGTTCAGGGGTTCATTGATGATGGGTTAGCCTGCCTGGATGAGATTAAAGAGTTTGCGGAGGCGATGGCATGACACCACAAGAAACAATTAAATATTGCCTTCATGGGTATCACCAGGCCACCAGGGAGTCAAACGACTTGAACGGGCACCTGTACGACCGGCGTTACCATTACGGCAGGGCGCGGGCTTTCCTGGAAGTCCTGGAAGCCGTGGCGAGTGCTGCGGGGATCACTGAGGAACAGATTCACAAGAACCAGAGACAGGTTATCAAGGAACGTCACGAATCTGGGGCCGACCGATAAGGCACCGGGGCCAAACAGTGAAAGGAAGGCGTTATGAAGTACAAAGAAAGCTTGATTTTGAGCATACACCCGGATGGAAACCGGGAGTTTTGGGAAAACACACAGGAACCGAAAAGGAAGACAGACAATGAAATTTGAAAACAGGATCAAGAAATTGGAGGCAAAGCCCATTCCCTTGGCATTCTTGAAAGAAACTCTTGATATTTCAGAAGAAGAAGCCGAGCGGGTTTATCATGAGGTGATGGATGGACCAATTGATGGAACAGATGAAGTTTATGTTTCACCCGAATGTGGCTGGGTGCCTTGGAGCGAATTATCTGAGGAACAAGCTGAAAAGGTTTATCGTGATTTTGCCGAGGGAAGAATATCAATGGAGGAAATAAATAATGATCACAAATGATACGTCCAGCACACTTTCTGCAAATCAGTTGAAAGCAATCAAAGCCCTGGTATCCCATAACACCGTGGCTGAAGCTGCTGAGGCCTGTAAAATGGGCCGTCAAACCCTGTACCGCTTCATGCGTGACCCTTTGTTTGATGCGGAATTAAGAAAAGCAAGACGTGTTTTGGTGAACAGGGCCATCTTGAGCCTTCAACAATCTTGCAGGTATGCGGCAACGGCATTAGCACAAATATGCAGGGATGACGAAGCACCGCCGAGCGCACGGGTGGCAGCAGCCCGGGAAATACTGAGTCAAACAATGAAGGCAATTGAGATTGAGGACATCGAGGAACGGTTACAAGCCCTGGAAGATCAGCTAAATTATAATTGAAAGGGATGAACGATGAATTACAAAAGCAGAATCCGGCAGATTGAAAAGAAATCAACGGCCAGCAATGGGGATATTGTCATTGAGGTAAGAGTCGGCGACGAGTGCGGCAATGATTATGCTATTTACAGGGCCAGAAAGAAATTGGGGTTGATCTCACCGAATGAAAAGCCCAAACAAATTTTTGTCGTTGGGCCTGAAGAGGAGGAGCGCTATGATGATATGACTGTGGAGCAGGCAAAAGAAATCCTGAAAAATGCCGGTTGAAGTAACGAAAGCAGATTTGTTTTTTATAAATTGACAGGCTATTTTTGGTTTGTTATGGGGTATAAAGAACTACTTATCTAGTATAAAGCCAAACCTGTTGAGAAGCAGGGACGAAAAACCACGGGTAATATGATAGCCGGGTTGCCTTTGAGGTGATCCGGTTTTTCATTAGGAGGTTTTATGAAGAAGGTTTTTGTTATCGTTCTGTCTTTAATGTTATTTCCTGCAATTGGATTGTCTTTAACAAACAAAGAACAAAGACTCCTCAATAATTTATTTGATAATTTTTACGATTACCATAACTCATACAAAGCTTTTGATAACAATTTCCAGTTATTTGGGAATGGGGTTGTGTCGATGATGAACGAAGATATCTCGCCTGTTGACATGCGTTTAGGATGGCTTTTGTATCAGTCTGGTGAGGGGGTTTCTGGTTTTAGAAACATCCTGAATGAAATCTCAAAAGAGATAGTCAAATGGGATAATACCGAGGCAAATAACATTCAAGAATACGCAAGCATGGCTGTTATGGTAAATATGTCTTTGTTGGCAAAATGTATGCTCCATGTTCAATTGTATATCCAGTCCGCAAAGAAAAAAATCAACGGCCTTCCTGTAATAACTAACAACCAGCTTGTTGTTAAACAAATTCCATCATTCAATAGGTTGGTAGAGGATGAGGTTAATGCGCAGCAAAAATTTATGAATGCATGGAATGCATACATTAAAGACCAAAAAAAATAAATCAAAGGAGGCACCGTGAAGCGCTTTATAATTGTTATTTTATGCTGTTTGATTCTGTCTGGATGCGTGACCAGGGAACAGAAATTTGCCAATAAACTAAAAACGTTACACGGGACTGACGCAACTATGCTTTTTGATAAAATGGGATACCCAACAGACACTATCACGGCTCCGAACGGCAACAACGTTTATATTTACAACAAAAGTGGTAGCAGCATCGGCACAACTCCAGTTTTTAACTACAACACAAATTTGTGGGAATACCATGCTGTTTCCAGGCCAAGATCCTGCACTATTTTTTTCGAGGTTAATCAGTCTGGAAAGATTGTGAATACTCAAGCAAAAGGGAATCTATGTAAATAAATTGGAGGAGCCATGGCTATTTCATGATGGAAAAAGACACCATTTCTTTTCTGGTTGAGCGAGCGCTTGCGAGGGGTATTGATGTGGAAGAAAAGCTGCGGGATTTGATTTACGGCAAGCTGGCTGTTATGGAACAGGAGGTGAATGATGGATAAGATATCAGATTGGAGAACAAAAGCGAGACTGGTTTTAAAATCCCCAGCTGGGCGCGGTGCTTTTAACGGATACTTTTTAATGTCATTAATGGACCGGTCTGATTGTCTTTTTTTGGATGTCATGGAAAACATGTGCGAATTTCTAAAGAAAAACAACAAAGAAGCATACCGAGAATTTTTGTATGGTGTTGAGTATTCATATGAAAGGATGCTTGAATCACAGGCAGAAAAGGCAGCCAGGGCCGCCGTCGGCGATCCGGCTGCATTGATTCAATTTCCATCCTCAAGATGACCCCGGACCCTGAACCCGGTATCAAGCCCCTGGGGATCACCCGGGGGCTTTTTTGTGCTCCAAATATGTGCGTACAGCAAAAATAAGCCTGGTTTACACCCTTGAAAAAATGATTCTATGCGCTGAGCGGACATTTTTTGACGGCAGATCCGGGAGAGGTGGGCCGAAAAAATCGAGAGAGTGGGACCGCCGCAATTTAGGGTGGCTTAGCCTGGCTGAGAGGAACCCCCCAGAAAGGTTAAAAATTCATCACCGGGCTATTGGATTTGTCGAAAATGGCCGTTTTTGTGGGGTATATTGTGGGGTATTGATTTATTGGCCACAAAAAAAGGCTCCCAACAAACGCTGAAAGCCTTTATTATCTAAGTGGTGATCCCACCGGGATTCGAACCCGGGTTACCGGCGTGAGAGGCCGGCGTCCTAACCACTAGACGATGGGACCACTGTTGAAAAGATTATTCCTATACCGGAACGGGGAAAAAGTCAACGAAATTTATGCGGTAAACGACTTTTTCCGGCCCTTTCGATAGCCGAAAATCAGATAGATGAGCCATCCGATCAATGGGATCAGTGCGATAAAATGCCACAGGATTTTGATTTTCGGGGAACCGAAATCTTTTTTTATAATATCCACTAAAGCCAGCATGGTCAGGCCTAAAGAGATGCCGAAAATCAACAGGATAATCAGAATGATGTTGTTCATGGGTATATTTTTCAGCCTTCCTTGAGCCGGTCCGATATTTTCATCAGGGTGTCCACATAATAGTTGCTGTGGTTATAGCGAAACAGGACTTCGTGCTGGCGCTGCCGGGAGATGCCGGGGTCCCATCCATGATGTTTGAGATAATTGGCCACGGAAAATATGGCATCACTGTGATCAAACAGATCGATGCTGTCGTCATTGTTGCCGTCTTTTGCCAGAGTCAGGGCATTGGAGGGCATGAATTGGGGGATCCCCATGGCACCGGCGTAAGAGCCCCGAATGGTTTTAGGGTCAACGCCTTCGCGGTCCGTGTATCGGATCAGGGCTTTGAGTTCTTCATATCCCCACTTGGCGCGCAGGGTCACTTTTTTCAGAAAAGTGTCTTTTTCCGGTTTTTTCTGATCCGGGATGGCATTCCAGATGCGTTCCCGCAGGGTCTCATCAGTCAGAGATGCCATGGTGGCCAGGGTATTGATGACCGTCTGGTTGCCCAGGTAGTTGCCCAAACGGGTTTCCACCAGCAGAATGGCGGTGATCACGGTTTTGTCCACACCATATATTTCCTGGGCTTGGTCCAGGGCTTTTTTGTGATCCGCCATGTATTGAAATGCGTTGGCAATGGAATCTTTGGACAGGAACTGGTCATAATTCAAGCTGGATTCGGAATGGACGAAAAACATGGAAACCCCGGCAGGTGAGAATGAAACCGTGTCTTTTGTCAGAATGTTTTGAATTTTTTCCGGGGCAAATCCATCCTTGATCAGCCGCTGCTTCAGCGCATCAAATTCATTGCCCGCGGCAGGCTGCTGGGCAATGACGCAGGGAGCCAGACAGAACAGAACAAGCATGAAAAAGAAACATCTCGTAACATGTGCGCGGATATCAGGCAGAATTTCCATATAACGGCAATGCCCCTTTGAATAATTTCATTAAAATGTTTCTCTTATATCGTATTTTTCAGGGGATTGCATTAAAAAAAATGCCGGAAATGATCGGGCTTCAAAAGATAAGGACAAAAGGGGTATCATTGCCTGAATGATACCCCTTTTGTCAAAGAAACGTCTAAATATCGAAATACAGATAGAACTCGTGGGGATGGGGCCGGCTGATCACCGGTTTGACCTCGTTGTTCATTTTATAGTCGATCCAGTGTTCAATCACATCTTTGGTGAACACATCGCCTTTGAGCAGATATTCATGATCCTGTTTGAGTGCCTCAAGTGCTTCTTCCAGAGAACCGGGCGCAGATTCCATCTGTGCCAGTTCTTCAGGCGGCAGGTCATAGATGT
Above is a window of Desulfotignum balticum DSM 7044 DNA encoding:
- a CDS encoding YfjI family protein, which gives rise to MKKFISRHESDAGIGQPAKNGGTWGDAFDLFVHYEHGGDFDAAVRAAGDMFTTTDPVTGEPVTITKLNQRQHMRGQDAGADPGADFGGTGIGNQNGPDPWEPIIPLDAMEVDRIDPDTLPGIIGEYAGAVARETETPLELAAGMLFVVIAACVQGFIKIMVKMGYSEPLAYWNWALMPPATRKSQIVKRSTAPLTEWERRQRAEMEPFIQTRRIDRENIQARIKALRTKYGKAKPDELEAIGDEIKDLENNLEPELVAPQIWAQDCTPENAGQIMARNDERLAFLGAEGGIVENLGGRYSNGTANLDLFLQGYSCEPVKVNRTTRDDIHMNTPTLSMGLMPQPDVMRGMAAKPEFKGRGFIGRPMYWLPESNLGSRTLDSEPIPERVKISYYQTIEKLLEIQPIEHPDGTTEPHTLSLSHEAFQEWKDFYMTIEHDLADGGRFEHCRDWAGKTSGRAARLAGLLHCAMNPVEPWRYPVSRETMEQALDITVVSISHALAVFNLMGADPAIESAGRVLKWIKRHRHQTFTKKQAFDALRGTFTRAAMLDEPFKVLAERNYIRAIEPEKGPGRPPEPFEVNPSVYGGE
- a CDS encoding PLDc N-terminal domain-containing protein; this translates as MNNIILIILLIFGISLGLTMLALVDIIKKDFGSPKIKILWHFIALIPLIGWLIYLIFGYRKGRKKSFTA
- a CDS encoding lytic murein transglycosylase, which gives rise to MLVLFCLAPCVIAQQPAAGNEFDALKQRLIKDGFAPEKIQNILTKDTVSFSPAGVSMFFVHSESSLNYDQFLSKDSIANAFQYMADHKKALDQAQEIYGVDKTVITAILLVETRLGNYLGNQTVINTLATMASLTDETLRERIWNAIPDQKKPEKDTFLKKVTLRAKWGYEELKALIRYTDREGVDPKTIRGSYAGAMGIPQFMPSNALTLAKDGNNDDSIDLFDHSDAIFSVANYLKHHGWDPGISRQRQHEVLFRYNHSNYYVDTLMKISDRLKEG